Proteins found in one Odontesthes bonariensis isolate fOdoBon6 chromosome 11, fOdoBon6.hap1, whole genome shotgun sequence genomic segment:
- the LOC142391854 gene encoding ETS translocation variant 5-like isoform X2, with protein sequence MKGEESCSMDGFYDQQVPFLVPESKSHTEEAERCLSDRRRKFLDTELAQDTEELFQDLSQLQEIWIAEAQAPDDEQFVPDFQSNNLMFPGPPVTKVKREPRPSKDLSPCRTAQAAMCLYSYSACDNKPGPTPASTPATHRRPAGPPPLQRQLQPSPAQLTNHCSPSHAPAPSPSHHDLPRPDQHRQFALPRPPISCSGASFSAEQRFQRQLSDPCLPFLPPDKTPKTPYLHSTCDGRPLYQRHLSEPLVPHAARAFKQELVDPRYPELGPAGRGLVQPQTAFNHVTIKQEPRDFGFDPEAQTCQSSSFGKSSVLFQKNSHGFGVDKEPLLYFDDTCVVPERMEGKVKQEGLPYQRRGSLQLWQFLLTLLDNPANGHLIVWTGRNMEFKLIDPEEVARLWGIQKNRPAMNYDKLSRSLRYYYEKGIMQKVKVAGERYVYKFVCSPDALFSMAFPENQRPNLKADLDAILPPSEEDGLPLPSYEEEGPFLVEGAEQCMQGLAFPDGYPY encoded by the exons ATGAAG GGCGAAGAGAGCTGTAGCATGGATGGCTTTTATGACCAGCAGGTCCCCTTTCTGGTGCCTGAGAGC AAAAGTCACACAGAAGAGGCGGAGAGATGTCTCAGTGACAGACGGCGGAAGTTTCTGGACACAGAGCTGGCTCAGGACACAGAAG AGCTTTTTCAAGATCTGAGCCAGCTCCAAGAAATATGGATCGCCGAAG CTCAGGCTCCCGATGACGAGCAGTTTGTCCCAGATTTTCAGTCCAATAACT TGATGTTTCCGGGACCGCCCGTCACCAAAGTGAAGCGGGAGCCCAGGCCGTCCAAAGACCTGTCTCCCTGCAGAACGGCTCAGGCTGCCATGTGCCTTTACAGTTACAG TGCCTGTGACAACAAGCCAGGTCCGACTCCGGCCTCCACGCCTGCAACACATCGCCGCCCTGCTGGACCTCCGCCCTTACAGAGGCAGCTGCAGCCGTCTCCCGCACAGCTGACCAATCACTGCTCCCCGAGCCACGCTCCAGCCCCCAGCCCCTCCCACCATGACCTCCCACGGCCCGACCAACACCGGCAGTTTGCTCTGCCGCGTCCCCCCATCAGCTGCTCCGGTGCCTCTTTCAGCGCAGAACAAAG GTTCCAGCGGCAGCTGTCGGATCCCTGCTTGCCGTTCTTGCCCCCAGATAAAACCCCCAAAACACCGTACCTCCACTCGACCTGCGACGGCCGGCCGCTGTACCAGCGCCACCTCTCCGAGCCCCTTGTTCCCCACGCCGCTCGGGCTTTCAAACAGGAGCTGGTGGACCCCCGATATCCAGAGCTGGGGCCTGCTGGTCGAGGTCTGGTCCAACCCCAGACCGCCTTCAACCACGTCACCATCAAACAAGAGCCAAGAGACTTCGGCTTTGACCCAG AGGCTCAAACCTGCCAGTCGTCCTCGTTTGGAaagtcttcagttttgttccaGAAAAACAGTCACG GATTTGGTGTTGACAAAGAGCCTCTCTTGTACTTCGATGACACTTGTGTTGTGCCAGAAAGAATGGAAG GTAAAGTGAAGCAGGAGGGTTTGCCGTACCAGCGCCGCGGCTCCCTGCAGCTCTGGCAGTTCTTGCTCACGCTGCTGGACAACCCGGCTAACGGACACCTGATCGTGTGGACAGGACGCAACATGGAGTTTAAGCTGATCGATCCCGAGGAG GTGGCTCGGCTGTGGGGGATCCAGAAGAATCGACCAGCTATGAACTACGACAAGCTGAGCCGCTCACTGCGCTACTACTACGAAAAGGGCATCATGCAGAAGGTAAAG GTGGCTGGGGAAAGGTACGTCTACAAGTTTGTGTGCAGCCCCGATGCGCTTTTCTCCATGGCATTCCCAGAAAACCAGAGGCCAAATCTGAAGGCTGACCTGGACGCCATCCTGCCTCCCAGCGAGGAGGACGGCCTCCCCCTGCCCAGCTATGAGGAGGAGGGGCCTTTCCTGGTTGAAGGAGCTGAGCAATGCATGCAGGGACTGGCTTTTCCTGACGGCTACCCGTATTAG
- the LOC142391854 gene encoding ETS translocation variant 5-like isoform X4, producing MKGEESCSMDGFYDQQVPFLVPESKSHTEEAERCLSDRRRKFLDTELAQDTEELFQDLSQLQEIWIAEAQAPDDEQFVPDFQSNNLMFPGPPVTKVKREPRPSKDLSPCRTAQAAMCLYSYSACDNKPGPTPASTPATHRRPAGPPPLQRQLQPSPAQLTNHCSPSHAPAPSPSHHDLPRPDQHRQFALPRPPISCSGASFSAEQRFQRQLSDPCLPFLPPDKTPKTPYLHSTCDGRPLYQRHLSEPLVPHAARAFKQELVDPRYPELGPAGRGLVQPQTAFNHVTIKQEPRDFGFDPEAQTCQSSSFGKSSVLFQKNSHGFGVDKEPLLYFDDTCVVPERMEGKVKQEGLPYQRRGSLQLWQFLLTLLDNPANGHLIVWTGRNMEFKLIDPEEVARLWGIQKNRPAMNYDKLSRSLRYYYEKGIMQKVAGERYVYKFVCSPDALFSMAFPENQRPNLKADLDAILPPSEEDGLPLPSYEEEGPFLVEGAEQCMQGLAFPDGYPY from the exons ATGAAG GGCGAAGAGAGCTGTAGCATGGATGGCTTTTATGACCAGCAGGTCCCCTTTCTGGTGCCTGAGAGC AAAAGTCACACAGAAGAGGCGGAGAGATGTCTCAGTGACAGACGGCGGAAGTTTCTGGACACAGAGCTGGCTCAGGACACAGAAG AGCTTTTTCAAGATCTGAGCCAGCTCCAAGAAATATGGATCGCCGAAG CTCAGGCTCCCGATGACGAGCAGTTTGTCCCAGATTTTCAGTCCAATAACT TGATGTTTCCGGGACCGCCCGTCACCAAAGTGAAGCGGGAGCCCAGGCCGTCCAAAGACCTGTCTCCCTGCAGAACGGCTCAGGCTGCCATGTGCCTTTACAGTTACAG TGCCTGTGACAACAAGCCAGGTCCGACTCCGGCCTCCACGCCTGCAACACATCGCCGCCCTGCTGGACCTCCGCCCTTACAGAGGCAGCTGCAGCCGTCTCCCGCACAGCTGACCAATCACTGCTCCCCGAGCCACGCTCCAGCCCCCAGCCCCTCCCACCATGACCTCCCACGGCCCGACCAACACCGGCAGTTTGCTCTGCCGCGTCCCCCCATCAGCTGCTCCGGTGCCTCTTTCAGCGCAGAACAAAG GTTCCAGCGGCAGCTGTCGGATCCCTGCTTGCCGTTCTTGCCCCCAGATAAAACCCCCAAAACACCGTACCTCCACTCGACCTGCGACGGCCGGCCGCTGTACCAGCGCCACCTCTCCGAGCCCCTTGTTCCCCACGCCGCTCGGGCTTTCAAACAGGAGCTGGTGGACCCCCGATATCCAGAGCTGGGGCCTGCTGGTCGAGGTCTGGTCCAACCCCAGACCGCCTTCAACCACGTCACCATCAAACAAGAGCCAAGAGACTTCGGCTTTGACCCAG AGGCTCAAACCTGCCAGTCGTCCTCGTTTGGAaagtcttcagttttgttccaGAAAAACAGTCACG GATTTGGTGTTGACAAAGAGCCTCTCTTGTACTTCGATGACACTTGTGTTGTGCCAGAAAGAATGGAAG GTAAAGTGAAGCAGGAGGGTTTGCCGTACCAGCGCCGCGGCTCCCTGCAGCTCTGGCAGTTCTTGCTCACGCTGCTGGACAACCCGGCTAACGGACACCTGATCGTGTGGACAGGACGCAACATGGAGTTTAAGCTGATCGATCCCGAGGAG GTGGCTCGGCTGTGGGGGATCCAGAAGAATCGACCAGCTATGAACTACGACAAGCTGAGCCGCTCACTGCGCTACTACTACGAAAAGGGCATCATGCAGAAG GTGGCTGGGGAAAGGTACGTCTACAAGTTTGTGTGCAGCCCCGATGCGCTTTTCTCCATGGCATTCCCAGAAAACCAGAGGCCAAATCTGAAGGCTGACCTGGACGCCATCCTGCCTCCCAGCGAGGAGGACGGCCTCCCCCTGCCCAGCTATGAGGAGGAGGGGCCTTTCCTGGTTGAAGGAGCTGAGCAATGCATGCAGGGACTGGCTTTTCCTGACGGCTACCCGTATTAG
- the LOC142391854 gene encoding ETS translocation variant 5-like isoform X5 has product MDGFYDQQVPFLVPESKSHTEEAERCLSDRRRKFLDTELAQDTEELFQDLSQLQEIWIAEAQAPDDEQFVPDFQSNNLMFPGPPVTKVKREPRPSKDLSPCRTAQAAMCLYSYSACDNKPGPTPASTPATHRRPAGPPPLQRQLQPSPAQLTNHCSPSHAPAPSPSHHDLPRPDQHRQFALPRPPISCSGASFSAEQRFQRQLSDPCLPFLPPDKTPKTPYLHSTCDGRPLYQRHLSEPLVPHAARAFKQELVDPRYPELGPAGRGLVQPQTAFNHVTIKQEPRDFGFDPEAQTCQSSSFGKSSVLFQKNSHGFGVDKEPLLYFDDTCVVPERMEAGKVKQEGLPYQRRGSLQLWQFLLTLLDNPANGHLIVWTGRNMEFKLIDPEEVARLWGIQKNRPAMNYDKLSRSLRYYYEKGIMQKVKVAGERYVYKFVCSPDALFSMAFPENQRPNLKADLDAILPPSEEDGLPLPSYEEEGPFLVEGAEQCMQGLAFPDGYPY; this is encoded by the exons ATGGATGGCTTTTATGACCAGCAGGTCCCCTTTCTGGTGCCTGAGAGC AAAAGTCACACAGAAGAGGCGGAGAGATGTCTCAGTGACAGACGGCGGAAGTTTCTGGACACAGAGCTGGCTCAGGACACAGAAG AGCTTTTTCAAGATCTGAGCCAGCTCCAAGAAATATGGATCGCCGAAG CTCAGGCTCCCGATGACGAGCAGTTTGTCCCAGATTTTCAGTCCAATAACT TGATGTTTCCGGGACCGCCCGTCACCAAAGTGAAGCGGGAGCCCAGGCCGTCCAAAGACCTGTCTCCCTGCAGAACGGCTCAGGCTGCCATGTGCCTTTACAGTTACAG TGCCTGTGACAACAAGCCAGGTCCGACTCCGGCCTCCACGCCTGCAACACATCGCCGCCCTGCTGGACCTCCGCCCTTACAGAGGCAGCTGCAGCCGTCTCCCGCACAGCTGACCAATCACTGCTCCCCGAGCCACGCTCCAGCCCCCAGCCCCTCCCACCATGACCTCCCACGGCCCGACCAACACCGGCAGTTTGCTCTGCCGCGTCCCCCCATCAGCTGCTCCGGTGCCTCTTTCAGCGCAGAACAAAG GTTCCAGCGGCAGCTGTCGGATCCCTGCTTGCCGTTCTTGCCCCCAGATAAAACCCCCAAAACACCGTACCTCCACTCGACCTGCGACGGCCGGCCGCTGTACCAGCGCCACCTCTCCGAGCCCCTTGTTCCCCACGCCGCTCGGGCTTTCAAACAGGAGCTGGTGGACCCCCGATATCCAGAGCTGGGGCCTGCTGGTCGAGGTCTGGTCCAACCCCAGACCGCCTTCAACCACGTCACCATCAAACAAGAGCCAAGAGACTTCGGCTTTGACCCAG AGGCTCAAACCTGCCAGTCGTCCTCGTTTGGAaagtcttcagttttgttccaGAAAAACAGTCACG GATTTGGTGTTGACAAAGAGCCTCTCTTGTACTTCGATGACACTTGTGTTGTGCCAGAAAGAATGGAAG CAGGTAAAGTGAAGCAGGAGGGTTTGCCGTACCAGCGCCGCGGCTCCCTGCAGCTCTGGCAGTTCTTGCTCACGCTGCTGGACAACCCGGCTAACGGACACCTGATCGTGTGGACAGGACGCAACATGGAGTTTAAGCTGATCGATCCCGAGGAG GTGGCTCGGCTGTGGGGGATCCAGAAGAATCGACCAGCTATGAACTACGACAAGCTGAGCCGCTCACTGCGCTACTACTACGAAAAGGGCATCATGCAGAAGGTAAAG GTGGCTGGGGAAAGGTACGTCTACAAGTTTGTGTGCAGCCCCGATGCGCTTTTCTCCATGGCATTCCCAGAAAACCAGAGGCCAAATCTGAAGGCTGACCTGGACGCCATCCTGCCTCCCAGCGAGGAGGACGGCCTCCCCCTGCCCAGCTATGAGGAGGAGGGGCCTTTCCTGGTTGAAGGAGCTGAGCAATGCATGCAGGGACTGGCTTTTCCTGACGGCTACCCGTATTAG
- the LOC142391854 gene encoding ETS translocation variant 5-like isoform X1 — translation MKGEESCSMDGFYDQQVPFLVPESKSHTEEAERCLSDRRRKFLDTELAQDTEELFQDLSQLQEIWIAEAQAPDDEQFVPDFQSNNLMFPGPPVTKVKREPRPSKDLSPCRTAQAAMCLYSYSACDNKPGPTPASTPATHRRPAGPPPLQRQLQPSPAQLTNHCSPSHAPAPSPSHHDLPRPDQHRQFALPRPPISCSGASFSAEQRFQRQLSDPCLPFLPPDKTPKTPYLHSTCDGRPLYQRHLSEPLVPHAARAFKQELVDPRYPELGPAGRGLVQPQTAFNHVTIKQEPRDFGFDPEAQTCQSSSFGKSSVLFQKNSHGFGVDKEPLLYFDDTCVVPERMEAGKVKQEGLPYQRRGSLQLWQFLLTLLDNPANGHLIVWTGRNMEFKLIDPEEVARLWGIQKNRPAMNYDKLSRSLRYYYEKGIMQKVKVAGERYVYKFVCSPDALFSMAFPENQRPNLKADLDAILPPSEEDGLPLPSYEEEGPFLVEGAEQCMQGLAFPDGYPY, via the exons ATGAAG GGCGAAGAGAGCTGTAGCATGGATGGCTTTTATGACCAGCAGGTCCCCTTTCTGGTGCCTGAGAGC AAAAGTCACACAGAAGAGGCGGAGAGATGTCTCAGTGACAGACGGCGGAAGTTTCTGGACACAGAGCTGGCTCAGGACACAGAAG AGCTTTTTCAAGATCTGAGCCAGCTCCAAGAAATATGGATCGCCGAAG CTCAGGCTCCCGATGACGAGCAGTTTGTCCCAGATTTTCAGTCCAATAACT TGATGTTTCCGGGACCGCCCGTCACCAAAGTGAAGCGGGAGCCCAGGCCGTCCAAAGACCTGTCTCCCTGCAGAACGGCTCAGGCTGCCATGTGCCTTTACAGTTACAG TGCCTGTGACAACAAGCCAGGTCCGACTCCGGCCTCCACGCCTGCAACACATCGCCGCCCTGCTGGACCTCCGCCCTTACAGAGGCAGCTGCAGCCGTCTCCCGCACAGCTGACCAATCACTGCTCCCCGAGCCACGCTCCAGCCCCCAGCCCCTCCCACCATGACCTCCCACGGCCCGACCAACACCGGCAGTTTGCTCTGCCGCGTCCCCCCATCAGCTGCTCCGGTGCCTCTTTCAGCGCAGAACAAAG GTTCCAGCGGCAGCTGTCGGATCCCTGCTTGCCGTTCTTGCCCCCAGATAAAACCCCCAAAACACCGTACCTCCACTCGACCTGCGACGGCCGGCCGCTGTACCAGCGCCACCTCTCCGAGCCCCTTGTTCCCCACGCCGCTCGGGCTTTCAAACAGGAGCTGGTGGACCCCCGATATCCAGAGCTGGGGCCTGCTGGTCGAGGTCTGGTCCAACCCCAGACCGCCTTCAACCACGTCACCATCAAACAAGAGCCAAGAGACTTCGGCTTTGACCCAG AGGCTCAAACCTGCCAGTCGTCCTCGTTTGGAaagtcttcagttttgttccaGAAAAACAGTCACG GATTTGGTGTTGACAAAGAGCCTCTCTTGTACTTCGATGACACTTGTGTTGTGCCAGAAAGAATGGAAG CAGGTAAAGTGAAGCAGGAGGGTTTGCCGTACCAGCGCCGCGGCTCCCTGCAGCTCTGGCAGTTCTTGCTCACGCTGCTGGACAACCCGGCTAACGGACACCTGATCGTGTGGACAGGACGCAACATGGAGTTTAAGCTGATCGATCCCGAGGAG GTGGCTCGGCTGTGGGGGATCCAGAAGAATCGACCAGCTATGAACTACGACAAGCTGAGCCGCTCACTGCGCTACTACTACGAAAAGGGCATCATGCAGAAGGTAAAG GTGGCTGGGGAAAGGTACGTCTACAAGTTTGTGTGCAGCCCCGATGCGCTTTTCTCCATGGCATTCCCAGAAAACCAGAGGCCAAATCTGAAGGCTGACCTGGACGCCATCCTGCCTCCCAGCGAGGAGGACGGCCTCCCCCTGCCCAGCTATGAGGAGGAGGGGCCTTTCCTGGTTGAAGGAGCTGAGCAATGCATGCAGGGACTGGCTTTTCCTGACGGCTACCCGTATTAG
- the LOC142391854 gene encoding ETS translocation variant 5-like isoform X3, which yields MKGEESCSMDGFYDQQVPFLVPESKSHTEEAERCLSDRRRKFLDTELAQDTEELFQDLSQLQEIWIAEAQAPDDEQFVPDFQSNNLMFPGPPVTKVKREPRPSKDLSPCRTAQAAMCLYSYSACDNKPGPTPASTPATHRRPAGPPPLQRQLQPSPAQLTNHCSPSHAPAPSPSHHDLPRPDQHRQFALPRPPISCSGASFSAEQRFQRQLSDPCLPFLPPDKTPKTPYLHSTCDGRPLYQRHLSEPLVPHAARAFKQELVDPRYPELGPAGRGLVQPQTAFNHVTIKQEPRDFGFDPEAQTCQSSSFGKSSVLFQKNSHGFGVDKEPLLYFDDTCVVPERMEAGKVKQEGLPYQRRGSLQLWQFLLTLLDNPANGHLIVWTGRNMEFKLIDPEEVARLWGIQKNRPAMNYDKLSRSLRYYYEKGIMQKVAGERYVYKFVCSPDALFSMAFPENQRPNLKADLDAILPPSEEDGLPLPSYEEEGPFLVEGAEQCMQGLAFPDGYPY from the exons ATGAAG GGCGAAGAGAGCTGTAGCATGGATGGCTTTTATGACCAGCAGGTCCCCTTTCTGGTGCCTGAGAGC AAAAGTCACACAGAAGAGGCGGAGAGATGTCTCAGTGACAGACGGCGGAAGTTTCTGGACACAGAGCTGGCTCAGGACACAGAAG AGCTTTTTCAAGATCTGAGCCAGCTCCAAGAAATATGGATCGCCGAAG CTCAGGCTCCCGATGACGAGCAGTTTGTCCCAGATTTTCAGTCCAATAACT TGATGTTTCCGGGACCGCCCGTCACCAAAGTGAAGCGGGAGCCCAGGCCGTCCAAAGACCTGTCTCCCTGCAGAACGGCTCAGGCTGCCATGTGCCTTTACAGTTACAG TGCCTGTGACAACAAGCCAGGTCCGACTCCGGCCTCCACGCCTGCAACACATCGCCGCCCTGCTGGACCTCCGCCCTTACAGAGGCAGCTGCAGCCGTCTCCCGCACAGCTGACCAATCACTGCTCCCCGAGCCACGCTCCAGCCCCCAGCCCCTCCCACCATGACCTCCCACGGCCCGACCAACACCGGCAGTTTGCTCTGCCGCGTCCCCCCATCAGCTGCTCCGGTGCCTCTTTCAGCGCAGAACAAAG GTTCCAGCGGCAGCTGTCGGATCCCTGCTTGCCGTTCTTGCCCCCAGATAAAACCCCCAAAACACCGTACCTCCACTCGACCTGCGACGGCCGGCCGCTGTACCAGCGCCACCTCTCCGAGCCCCTTGTTCCCCACGCCGCTCGGGCTTTCAAACAGGAGCTGGTGGACCCCCGATATCCAGAGCTGGGGCCTGCTGGTCGAGGTCTGGTCCAACCCCAGACCGCCTTCAACCACGTCACCATCAAACAAGAGCCAAGAGACTTCGGCTTTGACCCAG AGGCTCAAACCTGCCAGTCGTCCTCGTTTGGAaagtcttcagttttgttccaGAAAAACAGTCACG GATTTGGTGTTGACAAAGAGCCTCTCTTGTACTTCGATGACACTTGTGTTGTGCCAGAAAGAATGGAAG CAGGTAAAGTGAAGCAGGAGGGTTTGCCGTACCAGCGCCGCGGCTCCCTGCAGCTCTGGCAGTTCTTGCTCACGCTGCTGGACAACCCGGCTAACGGACACCTGATCGTGTGGACAGGACGCAACATGGAGTTTAAGCTGATCGATCCCGAGGAG GTGGCTCGGCTGTGGGGGATCCAGAAGAATCGACCAGCTATGAACTACGACAAGCTGAGCCGCTCACTGCGCTACTACTACGAAAAGGGCATCATGCAGAAG GTGGCTGGGGAAAGGTACGTCTACAAGTTTGTGTGCAGCCCCGATGCGCTTTTCTCCATGGCATTCCCAGAAAACCAGAGGCCAAATCTGAAGGCTGACCTGGACGCCATCCTGCCTCCCAGCGAGGAGGACGGCCTCCCCCTGCCCAGCTATGAGGAGGAGGGGCCTTTCCTGGTTGAAGGAGCTGAGCAATGCATGCAGGGACTGGCTTTTCCTGACGGCTACCCGTATTAG